The genomic region ATCGAACGGAAGACGGTCTACACCCTGCTCGCCAACCCCGTCCGCAGGTGGCAGTTCGTCGCCGGGAAGTTCCTCGGGCTGCTGATGGTGCTCGCGATGAACGTCGTCGCGATGGCGGCCGTGCTCGCCCTCGCGATCGTGTGGATCGGCGGCACGGCCCTGGAGTTGTGGCCCGCCGTGCTCCTCACGTTCGTCCAGCTCGCGCTCGTCGCGGCCTTCGCGATCCTCTTCTCCTCCTACACGAACCCGATCCTGGCGGCGGTGGGGACGGGAGCGGTGTACGTCGTCGGGCATCTCTCCTGGAGCTTCGAGCTGCTCAAGGCCCGCGCGAGCGGAGCCGCCGCGCGCGCCGCCTGCGACGCCCTGCACGCGCTGCTCCCGAACCTGGACCGACTCGACGTGAAGGCCCAGGCGGTGCACGGCATCGCGCTCCCCCAGGGCTACGTCGCGGCGGGGGTCGTCTACGGGCTGGCCTACGCGCTGGCGGTCGTCGTCCTCGCCTGCGTCGTCTTCGAGCGACGGGAGTTCGCGTGAGGCGGGGGCTGATCGCGGCGGGACTCGTCGTCGCGCTGGGGGCGGGCGCCCACGTCGCGCGGGCGAGGCTGGACGCGTTGGCCGCCGCGCCGCCGTCGGGTCGGCCGCTCCTGTACCTGCCGAACGGGCGCTACCTGAAGGCCGCGAGCCTGGGGCACGCGCCGCTCGTCGCCGATTTCGTCTACCTCTGGGCGATCCAGTTCTACTCCGACTACGAGCGTCGGGACCGGTTCCGCTACGTCGAGCACCTCTTCGGTCGCGTGATCCCCGAGCTCGATCCGCGCTACGTCGATCCGTACTGGATCGGCGCGCTGATCCTCACCGTCGAGGCGCGGGACCTCGAGGGGGGGCTGCGGATCCTCGAGACCGGCTTCCGCAACAACCCCCGGCAGTGGGTGCTGCTCTACCTCGCCGGCTGGGAGTGCTCGACCGCCGGGCAGCCGGCGCGCGCCGCCGAGTACTTCGGGCGTGCGGCGGCGATTCCCGGCGCGCCCGCGCAGCTGCGTCGTCTCCAGGCGGGGATGGTGGCCAAGTCCGGCGATCTCGAGGAGGCGCTCCACACCTGGCGCGCGCTTCTCGACGACCCGGCCTCCGATCCCACCACGCGCGGGATCGCCGACCGCCAGGTGCGCGACCTCACCGTGAAGCGGGACGTCCAGTCCCTCGAGCAGGCGGTGGCCCGGTTCCGCGAGCGGGCGGGACGGCCGCCGCGCACCCTCGAGGAGCTCGTCGCGCGCGGCGTCGTTTCCCGGCTTCCGCTCGATCCCGACGGCCTCCCTTACGCGTACGACCCGGCGAGAGGCGTCGTGTCCAGCTCCGCCGGACGCATCCTGGGGGACCGTTGAGCGCGCTCGTCTTTCTCGTCGGGCTGATCGTGGGGAGCTTTCTCAACGTCTGCATCCATCGGCTCCCGCTGGGGGAGAACATCGCCTTTCCCGGGTCGCACTGCCCGAAGTGCGGGGCCGCGATCCGCTGGTACCAGAACGTCCCCGTCCTCTCGTGGCTCGCGCTGCGGGGACGGTGCGCCGCCTGCCGGGCTCCGATCGCCTGGCGGTACCCGATCGTCGAGCTGCTCTCCGGGATCGCCGCGCTCTCGGCCTTCGCCGCGTACGGTCCCACGCTCGCGTTCGCGATCGCCCTCGCGTACGCGTGGATGCTGCTCGTCCTGTTCTTCACCGACTGGGACCACCACCTCCTCCCCGACGCGATCACCCTGACCGGTTTCGCGGCGGGGATGGCGATCGCCGCGTTCAACCCGTTCCTCGCCGGGGAGGGCAGCTGGGGACGGATCTGGACGGCGCTTCTCGGCGCGGCGCTGGGCTCGGGCATCCTCTGGGGGATCGGCGCGGTGTGGAAGCGACTCCGCGGCGTGGACGCCATGGGCCTGGGCGACGTGAAGATGATGGCGATGGTCGGCGCCTTCACGGGGCCCTCGGGGGTGTTGTTCACGCTGTTCTTCGGGTCGATCGTCGGCGCGATCGTCGGGGTCGCGAGGATCCCGTTCCGGGGCGGATCGCTCCGCGACGAGCTTCCGTTCGGATGTTTCCTCGCCCCGTCGGCGCTCGTCGCGATGCACGGCGCGAGGCGCGCGATCGACGCCTACCTCGCCTTCGTCGGGTTCGGGGCGTGAGGTGGCGGAACCGCGCCTGGGCCGGTTCGGTTTCCAGCTCCGCGTGACGCTCGTCCTCCTCGTCCTTTTCCTGGCCGCCGCCGACCTCGTCAACCTGATGCTCCTCGGTCAGGCCCGGGAGGCGCTGGAGGTCGCGGAGTCGGAACGGGTGCGGTCCCGCGCGCGCGAGGTGGCCCGGGCGCTCGGGTCGGCGCCCATCGACGCCGCGGGGCTCGCCCGGACCGCGCGCGACTTCGACCTGCGCCGCCTCGCTCTGTTCGAGCCCGGCGGGAACATCCTCGCCGCTTGGCCCGAGCGCTCCCGGTTCTGGCCCGAGCTCGACGCGGACACGCGTGCGGCGCTCGCCGCAGGCCGCGCCGCGTCGTTCCGGGACTCCGGGGAGGGGAGGGACGGGATGGTGGCGCTCGTCCCGGTGCTCGATCCGTCGGGCGTGTGGCTGCGCGGGGTGGCGGTGGAGCAGGCGGCGCCCGCGCTCGCGACGGTCGAATCACGCGCCCGGACGCTCCGGGTGGTCCAGGCGATCGGCATCGTCGTGATCGGAGGGCTGGCGCTGGTCTTCGCGCGCTGGGTCAGCCGTCCCTACCGCAGCCTCGTCGCGGCGGCGGGGGACGCGGGACTCGCCCCGGTCGCGCTCGACGCGGACGGCGACCCCGACGCTCTCGCGCAGGCGTTCCGTCGCGTGGCCGAGAAGCTCCGCGAGCAGGAGGCCGCGCTCGGCCAGGCGGGTCGCGAAGGGGGCGGGCTCGGCGACCTCGTGCGATTCGCGACGGGGCCGGCGCGCGGGATGACGACGGGGGTCGTCGTGGTGGACCGCCGCGGAAAGCTCGCGGCGCTCAACGCCTCGGCCGAGGCGCTGCTCGGCGTGCGCGGCGTCGACGTGGCCGGTCAGCCGCTCGACGCCGCCGCGCGGGAGGTCGAGGGGTTGCGCGAGCTCGTCGTGGCGTGTCTCGAGCGCGGCCGGTCGGCCACGCGCGAGGTGCTCGAGGTGCGACGCCCCGACGGCCGCGGTGCGCACCTGGGGGTCTCGGTTTCTCCGGCGACGGCGGGCCCGTCGGGGGAGGTCGCCGGCGCGCTCGTCCTGATGACCGACCTCACCGAGATCCGGCGCCTCCAGGAACAGGCACGAACGCGCGACAACCTCGCGGCGGTCGGCCAGCTGGCGGCGGGAATCGCGCACGAGTTCCGCAACGCCCTCGGCACGATCCTCGGCTGGGCGCGGATGCTCGAAAAGCGCGACGACCCCAGGGTTCGCGGGCCCGCGCAGGAGATCATCAAGGAGGTCGACGCCGTGCGCGCCTCGCTCGACGAGTTCCTCCTCTACGCGCGCCCGCAGGAGCCGGCCCGCGTGCCGGTGGATCTCGACGACCTCGTCCGGCGTTGCGTGGCGAGCGCCCCGGAGGGGCTCGGCGTCGACGCGGAGGGGGAGTTCGGCACGGTCGTCGGGGACGAGGCCCTGCTCCGCCGGGTCTTCGGGAACCTCCTGCAGAACGCCGCGGACGCCGGGCGCGAGGCGGGGCGCGCCGTCTCGGTGAGGATCGTCGGCCGCAGGAGCGGATCCGGACGGCACGTCCAGATCGACGTGGAGGACGACGGCCCGGGCATCCCCCCCGAACGCCGCCGCGAAGTCTTCGTGCCGTTCTTCACCACGCGGGCGAAGGGGACGGGGCTCGGGCTCGCCCTGGTGCAGCGGACGCTGGTCGACCTCGGCGGAAGCGTGGAGGTGGGGGACGGGCCGAGGGGCGGGGCCTCCTTCCGGATCCGGCTTCCCCTGCACGACGGCGACGGCGCAGTGTAACGAAATGTAACAGGCACTCCCGGCCGAGGGAGGACAGCCGCTGCGCCGGCAGCGGAGCCATCCTCGCAAACCATTGAATCTTATCGTCTTGTGTTCGGCGCGGACCCCGGATCGCCGTGGCACGCCGGATGCTGTTCCGTCTCGTCGATCGGAGGGACGTGATGAACCCGAGGGTGCGGAGTACATCGAGGGGCTTCTCGGCGGCCGAGCTGCTCATCGTCATCGCCATCATCGGCCTGCTGGTCGCCGTGGCGGTGCCGCTCGTGAACAACCAGGTCCGTCAGGCCAAGGCCCGCGGCGCGGCGGACGCGATGGGGGTCGACCTCCGGGCCGCACGCATGCTCGCGGTCACCAAGCAGCAGGACATCCCGTTCGTCCTCGAAGTCGATCCGGTCAACGCCTACCGGTACACCGGCAACGACGGAAAGGTCCGCCGGTTCGTGCTCCCGGTGGGGGTCCGCATCCTCGGATCGTCCACCCCCACGACGATCACCTTCCGCCCGAACGGCTCGATCGCCGCCCAGGCGACGACCGTGGTCGAGATCGCGATGTCGGGATCGGCGACGGCGAAGGAGACCTACACCATCGTGACGTCGACGGCGGGGATCCCGAAGACGACCAAGACCCGGACGAACTGAGGAGGGGGCGATGCACTCGAGGAACGAACGCGGATTCAGCCTCGTCGAGCTCATCCTGGCGCTCGGTCTCCTGGCCGGCGTCATGCTCGCGATCGCGGGGATGTTCTCCATCGGCGGAAAGCAGGTGAAGAGCGGACGGACCTCGAGCGAGGCCCTCGCCGTCGGCCGGCAGATCCTCGAGGAGATGAACGGCTGGGCCTACCGGCAGACCTACGAGAATTTCGGGCTCGACGGGGCGGCGGCGAGTTATTCGGTCGACACGCGTGCGAACACGAGCACCTTCGCCCAGAAGTGGCACGCGACCCTGCAGTCGAAGCTCGGGGCGAGCGCCTACGCCACGATCGCGCTCTCGTCGGTCGTGGGCACCGGCACCGCTCCCGTCATGAACAGCGCCGTCGCGAAGAACTACCGCGTCACGGTCACCGTGCACTGGAACGAGATCACCCGTCCCCGGACGGTGACCGTCGCCACGGTGCGCATGTGAGGAGGACCGCCATGGATCCCGCGAAACTCGCCCGCCGCCGACCCGACAGCGGTCTCACGCTGGTCGAGATCCTCGTCGCGACCGCCGTGCTCGCGATCGCGATCGTGATCGCGCTGATGATCTACGACCAGTCCCGGCGCTCGTTCAAGCAGGGCGAGAACGCCGTGGAGCAACAGCAGGCGGTCCGCATCGCGTTCGACCGGCTCAACGCCGACCTGCGGATGGCGGGGTACAACTACAACCCGGACGGCAACGTCGCTTCGGTCGACGAGCAGATCGAAGCGGCGTACGACGGCGCGATCGTCATCCGCGGCGACTTCGACGGCCAGGAGGAGCCCGCGCTCGTCGGCCCCGCGGCGGCGTCGGTCTCGGTCGGCAACGACGAGATCGTGATCTACGCGCTGAGCAAACCCGAGTGGATCTCCTCCGGGACCGGCGGCCAGACGCTCACCTTCAGCGCGGACGTCCAGGAGGAGCCGCGCGACGGCGAGGTCGAGACGGTCAGCGTCCCCAACGTCGCGCTCGTCCAGACCGCGGCGGAAGCGCCGTACACCCTCTACCGGATCACGCTCAACGCGGACGAGAGCACCTGGGGGAGCGGCGGGTTCATCACCCGAACGCCGCTCGTCGAGAACATCCGCTCGATGACCTACCGCTACTTCGGGCAGACCCAGACCCAGATCAACACGCTCGACCTCGGCTCGGCGACCGACGACATCGGCGGCGCCGAGACCGCCGCGTCCAAGGCGACCCGGCTGGGAATCCGCCGCGTGAACGTGTCGCTCATCGGATTGACCCGCGATCCCGACATGAACTACGTCGACCCCGCCGACGCGGAGCCGAGCACGCGGAGGTACCGGAAGTTCGAGCTCGTCGGCGACGTGACCCCGCGCAACCTCGGGATGAAGGGGATCCGCGACCTGATCGGCGATTCCAGCCCCCCGTCGCAGCCGGGAGCGCCGACCCTGCTCGCCGGCCACTGCGGGGGGCTCTACGTGTCCTGGCCCCCGAACGACGCGGAGGAGGGCGTGACCTCGTACCGCGTGCTCATCGGCACGACGGCGGGAAGCCCGACCTCCTCGCGCAGCTCGAGCACGAACGCCGCGTACGTTTCGGGGCTGACCACGGGGACGACCTATTACGTCGCGATCACCGCGCTCGACGCCGCGGGCAACGAGTCCATCCGGTCGAGCGAGCGCAACGCCGCGGTCACGAACACGACGGTCCCCTCCGCTCCGGCGACGGTGAGCGCGACGGACTCCCAGCCGGACGCCGTCAACGTGACGTGGACCGCCGTGACGACGAACACGGCGGCGCTCGCCGGAGATCCGCAGTCGCCGACCATCCGCGACCTGGCGGGTTATCGCATCTACCGCGGAACCTCGGCGAACTTCAGCCCCGCGGCCGGGAATCGGATCGTCGACGAGACCGTCTCGAAGCCGAGCCCCACCCCTTCGGCTCCGGACACGACGGTCGTCAACTGCCGCGACTACTTCTACAAGGTGCGCGCGGTGGACTCCTGCGGGACCGAGTCGGACGACGCCCCCGGGGCGCTCGGCGAGGCCGGGCGCGCGGAGAGCGAGGTCGAGCCGGCGACGCCGCAGAACGTGCAGGCGTTCATCACGGGAGTGAGCCGCGTCACGGTGTCGTGGGACGTCGTCAACGAAAACATCAAGGGCCAGCCGATCCGGATCGACGACTACGAAGTCATCGGCCGGCGCTGCCTGATCCTCGACACCGACTGCCAGAACGATCCCAGCGGTTACACCCCCGTCGGCACCGCGACCAACGGCAATCTGAGCCTGGTGGACACCGGTGCCTCCGGGATCGACGTCCTCAGATCCTGGTACTACCGGGTGCGGGCCAAGGACGATTGCCCGAACTACTCGAGCTGGTCGGAGCTGGCCACCGCGCGGTGCACCTTTCTGGGCAGCCTGACCTGGGTCACGCCCAACGACGGCGACCCGGTGTCGGGAGTGACGCCGATCCGTGTCGCGGCGTACAGCGCGGGCGTCGAGACCTACGCGGACGCCAGCCTCACGATCGTCCACGGCGCGTCGGGGGCGACGGAGACGCGCATCCTCAGCCCGCGGGTCGTGGGCGACACGACGTATTTCGAGTACGACTGGCTGGCCACCCCTCCGGGGCAATACACGCTGACGATCACGGTACCCAACGCGGGGGGGTGCACGAAGTCGAGCTCGATCCAGCTCAACGCCGCTCCCACGGTGGCCTGTTGCCTGTCGTTCAACCCCGGAGTCGCCGGTGCGGCGCGGTTCCTCAGCTGCACGAACGAGACCACGGACGGGAACGATCAGGAATGCCGGGACCTGAACTACAAGTTGTGGAACAACGCGTGCCTGACCTCCGTGAGGGTCGACTCGCTGACGATCGCCTGGACCAACGTGAAGGCACCCCAGCTGACGCGTCCCGCGCTCCTGGAGGAGGTCTTCTTCGGCGGCAGCAGCGTCTGGGTCCCCGGGAACGCGGCGACGCCGGCGTCGACGACGTTCTCCTCCAGGCCACCGCTGGTGCCGTACACCCGCAACGCGGCGAACACGGTCGATGTGACCTACCGGTTCGCCGACGAGATGTCGCGGGAGGCGGGCGGCAAGCATCAGCCCGTCGACACGACGTTCAACTTCACCCTGCTCGATTCGGCCGGCGCGCCCACGGGGATCACCGGAACGTGCGGCGTCCCGAACGGATTCAGCTTCTCCGTGCCCGATCCGCTCAGCACGACCACCCCGTAACCGGAGGACGACGATGACGAACCCGACGATGCGACTGCCTTCCCCGCGCGCGCGGGAGCGCGAGCGCGGATCGGCTCTCGTGATCGCCGTCCTGGTGACGGTGATCCTGACCCTGCTCGGCGTCGCGTTCCTGCTGATGGGCGAGACCGAGAACAAGATCGCCGAGAACGAGAAGCTCTCGGCGCAGGCCCTCTACTTCGCCGAGGCGGGGACGCGACAGGTCAAGCGCTGGTTCGACCGCCCGCGGGGCACGACCGGGTACAACTGGAACCTGCACAACCCGCCGCCGGGCGTGTTGCGGCGGGACCTCCGGATCCTCGATCCCGACGGTCCGGGGCCGACGGCGGCGGCGGCGACCGACGGCAACGCGGGAGGCGCCCTGCCGAACTACAAGCAGGGGGTGGACGTCAACCTCGACGGGTTCGACGATGTCTTCGACCGTCCCTACCGGCCGACCCCGCTCGACATGTTCATGGGGACGGCCGACGGGCCGGACATCCGCATCGACCGCGCGTTCAACAACGCGTCGAAGGCCTTCCTCGACACGTTGTCCGAGCGCCTGCTCGCGAACTTCCCGGTCGCGGCGGCGAACATCGCCGCCCGGATCTCGCGCATCGACGTCTACTCGGCGCCGTACCTGCAGATCGGGCCGAACTGGACCCGTTACGGCGTGGCGACCGTCGCCGTCACCGCCCAGATCGTCAAGACCGAGAACGCCGTGGAGCGCGTGCTCGCGCAGCGCACCATCCGCGCGGTGATCAACGAGACCCCGTACCCGGGCCCGTTCGGCCCGCTGCACTCCTGCGACATGCTGAACTGGAACGGATCCTTCCGGGTCCACTGGGGCGCGGCGACGGCCAAGGGGCCGGGAGTCTCCGACATCCCGAGCAACATCAACTCGAAGTTCGACCGGAGCCTGTCGCGCCTGAAGCCCCCGAACGGGAAGGCCGAGGCGTTCTACAACGGCGATTCGGCGACCTTCACGGCGATGGCGACGGCGCTGGAGACGGCCGGGACCACGATCCCGGATCCCTGGTTCCGCTTCCTCGCCGGAGGCAACGTGGACGACTGGCCGTCGGCCGACGACCAGTACGAGCCGCCCGACGCCCCTCCGGCGGCCGGGGCGGACTACATCGATTACTCCAACATCATCCGGAACGTCCCCAACGTCGGGTGCCCGGACTTCGACTACGAAACCTGGAAGACGATCGCGCAGTCCGGGGGGAGCGACGTCTACTACTACACGTGGGTGTCGGGCGACCAGTTCCGCCTCAACAGCTCCGGCCCGCCGACGGCCTTCGCCACGATCACCGGCGGGAAGACCGGCCTCTACTTCTTCGACACCAAGAACTCCGCCCGGCCGGCGGACGACTACAGCAACCTCACCCCCGAGGTGCAGGTCCAGGGCGGCTGGCAGGGGTTCCGCGGGTTCATGTACCTGAACTCCGAGACCTTCACGATCAACGGCGCGCAGGCCGTCGCCGCCACGTACACCTTTCCCGGGGAGCCGTACTTCGACACGAACACGAACGGCAAGTGGGACACCGGCGAGCCGTACGTGAATCTCAACTACAACTCCCTGGCCGCACGGGGCGACGACCTCGAGGCGGATCCGGCGGACACGTACGGGTCGGGCGCCGGCCGGGTCTACAACCGGAAGGGCGCGTCGGTCCCGGGCACCGCGGACATCTGGGGGATCGTCTACAACACCGGGGAGTTCGACGCGCAGGGCAACCCGGTGATTCTCGGCTCGATGATCACGAAGAAAGGGCAGTCGAAGTCCGCCGGTACGGCCGATCTCTACTGGGACCCCAAGCTGATCGACGAGTGGCCGCCGTCGGACTGGGATCTGCCGCGCGTGGTCATCACCCGGTACGAGACCGATCCGTCCACGAACTGATTCCGGCGCTACAGTAGGCGCATGAGACCTCTTCTCGCACTCGTCGCCCCGCTCGCGCTCGTCGCGTGCGGGGCGCCCGCGCCCTCCCAGCCGAAAGAGCCCCCTCCGATCGTCGAGATGCCGCGGCGGGCCGCCGAGCCGGCGAAGCCGGCGGAACCTCCGGCGCCGCCGGCGGAACCGGCGCCGGGGCCGCCCCCCACCGCGACCCTGATCGACCTGGGAGGCACGCCGCCCCCGGCGCCGCCTCCCGCGCCGCCCCCGACCCCTTCCGCCGCGGCGAACGAGAAGCCCGACGCCGCGGCCGTCGCGATGTCGAACCGGCTCGAGCGCGAGCGCCGGGAGCAGCGGGTGAAGGAGGCCGAGGCGACGATCGCCGAGCTCGAGAAACGCCTGCTCGCGATCGCGAACCCGTTCCTCCCGCGGCCGCAGCTTCCCCCCGAGGAAGCCGAGGCCTGGCAGGGGCTCGACGGGGTCAAGCGGCGCGAGCGCGTGAACAAGCAGCTCGAGGAGGCGAGGACCGAGCTCGAGGCCGCGCAGCAGTCCCTGAAGGCGCTCGGGGGCAACTGACCTGCCGCGTCTTGCCAAGATCGTCGCGCGGCCGGTACCCTTCGCGCCGATGCCCCCCATCCTGCTCGTCGAGGACCGCGATTCCCTCCGGGCGGTGCTCCGCCAGACCCTCGAGGCGGAGGGGTACGAGGTGGAGGAGGCCGCCGACGGCAAACGCGCCGTCGCCGCGCTCGGCGCCTCGCGCTACCTCGCGGTCGTCACCGACCTGAAGCTCCCCGGCGCGGACGGTCACGCGGTGCTCGCGGCGGCCCGCGAGGCCGATCCCGACCTCCCCGTCGTCGTGATGACCGCGTACGGCACCGTGGAGGACGCCGTCGGCGCGATGAAGCAGGGGGCGTTCGACTTCCTCTCGAAGCCCGTCGACCCCGATCACCTGGTGCTCCTGCTGCGGCGCGCGGTGGAGCGCCGCCACCTGCTGGACGAGAACCTCCTCCTCAAGAAGGAGTTCGCGGAGCGCCTCGGGTTCCCGAGCATCATCGGCGAGTCCTCGGCCCTGGTGGAGGTGATCCGGCGGATCCGGAAGGCGGCGCCCGCGGACGCGACGGTGCTGCTCGAAGGGGAGTCCGGAACCGGCAAGGAGCTGTTCGCCCGCGCGATCCACCACCTCAGCCCGCGCAAGGACGCTCCGTTCGTCGCGATCAACTGCGCGGCGATCCCCGAGACCCTCCTCGAGAGCGAGCTGTTCGGCCACGAGAAGGGGGCCTTCACCGGCGCGTCGTCGGCGCGCGCGGGGCGCTTCGAGCTCGCGGATCGCGGCACCCTCTTCCTCGACGAGATCGGCGAGCTCGGCGCGGGGGTGCAGGCGAAGCTCCTCCGCGTGCTGCAGGAGCGGAAGTTCGAGCGCGTCGGCGGGAACCGGACGATCGCGGTGAACGTGCGGATCGTCGCCGCGACCAACCGCGACCTCAAGGCGGAGGTCGGCGCGCGGCGCTTCCGCGACGACCTCTACTTCCGTCTCGCCGTGGTCACCGTGACGATCCCCCCGCTGCGCGACCGTCGCTCGGACGTCGCGCTCCTCGCGCGTCACTTCCTCGAGAAGTACCGGCGGGAGATCGGTCGTGACCGACTCGAGTTCTCGCCCGAGGCGCTCGAGGCGCTGCGCGCCCATCGCTGGCCGGGCAACGTCCGCGAGCTCGAGAACCTGGTCGAGCGGGTGGCGATCCTCGCCGAGGGGGATCGACTCGAGCCGGGCCATCTCGGCCTCGAGGGAGTCGCCGCCACCCCGACCGACCTCGCCGCCTTCGCGCGCGTCGTCGGGCTGGACGGCGGTCTCGACGCCGTGTCCACGCGTGCGCGGGACCTCGCCGAGCGGCTCATGGTCGAGCGCGCCCTCGCGGAGACGGGCGGCAACAAGACGCGCGCCGCCCAGATGCTCGACGTGAACTACAAACGCCTCCTCGTCCGCATCCGCGAGCTCGGGCTCGAGAGCGAGCGCGAGGAAGAGCCCTCCAAGGAGACGCCGTGAGCCGACAGGAACTGGCAGGACGCGACGTGATCTCGCTGCTCGACTTCACCCCCGACGAGGTGGCGTGGCTGATCGAGCTGGCCGGGGAAGTCAAGGCCAACCCCAAGCATTACGCGCAGGCGCTTTCCGGCCGGACGCTGTTCATGTATTTCGAGAAGCCCTCCCTCCGCACGCGCGTGACGTTCGAGGCGGGCATGACCCAGCTCGGGGGCCACGCGATCTACTACACCGCGCAGGAAGGGAAGATCGGCGTTCGCGAGAGCGTCGAGGACGTCGCGCGCAACCTCG from Candidatus Polarisedimenticolaceae bacterium harbors:
- a CDS encoding ABC transporter permease subunit produces the protein MIGTVLTIAANSFREAVRDRILYLLLAFAAIVIGVSRFVSLLTVGDEAKIVKDFGLSAISVFGVLTAMFVGVSLVFKEIERKTVYTLLANPVRRWQFVAGKFLGLLMVLAMNVVAMAAVLALAIVWIGGTALELWPAVLLTFVQLALVAAFAILFSSYTNPILAAVGTGAVYVVGHLSWSFELLKARASGAAARAACDALHALLPNLDRLDVKAQAVHGIALPQGYVAAGVVYGLAYALAVVVLACVVFERREFA
- a CDS encoding tetratricopeptide repeat protein gives rise to the protein MRRGLIAAGLVVALGAGAHVARARLDALAAAPPSGRPLLYLPNGRYLKAASLGHAPLVADFVYLWAIQFYSDYERRDRFRYVEHLFGRVIPELDPRYVDPYWIGALILTVEARDLEGGLRILETGFRNNPRQWVLLYLAGWECSTAGQPARAAEYFGRAAAIPGAPAQLRRLQAGMVAKSGDLEEALHTWRALLDDPASDPTTRGIADRQVRDLTVKRDVQSLEQAVARFRERAGRPPRTLEELVARGVVSRLPLDPDGLPYAYDPARGVVSSSAGRILGDR
- a CDS encoding prepilin peptidase gives rise to the protein MSALVFLVGLIVGSFLNVCIHRLPLGENIAFPGSHCPKCGAAIRWYQNVPVLSWLALRGRCAACRAPIAWRYPIVELLSGIAALSAFAAYGPTLAFAIALAYAWMLLVLFFTDWDHHLLPDAITLTGFAAGMAIAAFNPFLAGEGSWGRIWTALLGAALGSGILWGIGAVWKRLRGVDAMGLGDVKMMAMVGAFTGPSGVLFTLFFGSIVGAIVGVARIPFRGGSLRDELPFGCFLAPSALVAMHGARRAIDAYLAFVGFGA
- a CDS encoding ATP-binding protein, with the protein product MAEPRLGRFGFQLRVTLVLLVLFLAAADLVNLMLLGQAREALEVAESERVRSRAREVARALGSAPIDAAGLARTARDFDLRRLALFEPGGNILAAWPERSRFWPELDADTRAALAAGRAASFRDSGEGRDGMVALVPVLDPSGVWLRGVAVEQAAPALATVESRARTLRVVQAIGIVVIGGLALVFARWVSRPYRSLVAAAGDAGLAPVALDADGDPDALAQAFRRVAEKLREQEAALGQAGREGGGLGDLVRFATGPARGMTTGVVVVDRRGKLAALNASAEALLGVRGVDVAGQPLDAAAREVEGLRELVVACLERGRSATREVLEVRRPDGRGAHLGVSVSPATAGPSGEVAGALVLMTDLTEIRRLQEQARTRDNLAAVGQLAAGIAHEFRNALGTILGWARMLEKRDDPRVRGPAQEIIKEVDAVRASLDEFLLYARPQEPARVPVDLDDLVRRCVASAPEGLGVDAEGEFGTVVGDEALLRRVFGNLLQNAADAGREAGRAVSVRIVGRRSGSGRHVQIDVEDDGPGIPPERRREVFVPFFTTRAKGTGLGLALVQRTLVDLGGSVEVGDGPRGGASFRIRLPLHDGDGAV
- a CDS encoding GspH/FimT family pseudopilin; amino-acid sequence: MNPRVRSTSRGFSAAELLIVIAIIGLLVAVAVPLVNNQVRQAKARGAADAMGVDLRAARMLAVTKQQDIPFVLEVDPVNAYRYTGNDGKVRRFVLPVGVRILGSSTPTTITFRPNGSIAAQATTVVEIAMSGSATAKETYTIVTSTAGIPKTTKTRTN
- a CDS encoding prepilin-type N-terminal cleavage/methylation domain-containing protein encodes the protein MHSRNERGFSLVELILALGLLAGVMLAIAGMFSIGGKQVKSGRTSSEALAVGRQILEEMNGWAYRQTYENFGLDGAAASYSVDTRANTSTFAQKWHATLQSKLGASAYATIALSSVVGTGTAPVMNSAVAKNYRVTVTVHWNEITRPRTVTVATVRM
- a CDS encoding prepilin-type N-terminal cleavage/methylation domain-containing protein; the encoded protein is MDPAKLARRRPDSGLTLVEILVATAVLAIAIVIALMIYDQSRRSFKQGENAVEQQQAVRIAFDRLNADLRMAGYNYNPDGNVASVDEQIEAAYDGAIVIRGDFDGQEEPALVGPAAASVSVGNDEIVIYALSKPEWISSGTGGQTLTFSADVQEEPRDGEVETVSVPNVALVQTAAEAPYTLYRITLNADESTWGSGGFITRTPLVENIRSMTYRYFGQTQTQINTLDLGSATDDIGGAETAASKATRLGIRRVNVSLIGLTRDPDMNYVDPADAEPSTRRYRKFELVGDVTPRNLGMKGIRDLIGDSSPPSQPGAPTLLAGHCGGLYVSWPPNDAEEGVTSYRVLIGTTAGSPTSSRSSSTNAAYVSGLTTGTTYYVAITALDAAGNESIRSSERNAAVTNTTVPSAPATVSATDSQPDAVNVTWTAVTTNTAALAGDPQSPTIRDLAGYRIYRGTSANFSPAAGNRIVDETVSKPSPTPSAPDTTVVNCRDYFYKVRAVDSCGTESDDAPGALGEAGRAESEVEPATPQNVQAFITGVSRVTVSWDVVNENIKGQPIRIDDYEVIGRRCLILDTDCQNDPSGYTPVGTATNGNLSLVDTGASGIDVLRSWYYRVRAKDDCPNYSSWSELATARCTFLGSLTWVTPNDGDPVSGVTPIRVAAYSAGVETYADASLTIVHGASGATETRILSPRVVGDTTYFEYDWLATPPGQYTLTITVPNAGGCTKSSSIQLNAAPTVACCLSFNPGVAGAARFLSCTNETTDGNDQECRDLNYKLWNNACLTSVRVDSLTIAWTNVKAPQLTRPALLEEVFFGGSSVWVPGNAATPASTTFSSRPPLVPYTRNAANTVDVTYRFADEMSREAGGKHQPVDTTFNFTLLDSAGAPTGITGTCGVPNGFSFSVPDPLSTTTP
- a CDS encoding pilus assembly PilX N-terminal domain-containing protein: MTNPTMRLPSPRARERERGSALVIAVLVTVILTLLGVAFLLMGETENKIAENEKLSAQALYFAEAGTRQVKRWFDRPRGTTGYNWNLHNPPPGVLRRDLRILDPDGPGPTAAAATDGNAGGALPNYKQGVDVNLDGFDDVFDRPYRPTPLDMFMGTADGPDIRIDRAFNNASKAFLDTLSERLLANFPVAAANIAARISRIDVYSAPYLQIGPNWTRYGVATVAVTAQIVKTENAVERVLAQRTIRAVINETPYPGPFGPLHSCDMLNWNGSFRVHWGAATAKGPGVSDIPSNINSKFDRSLSRLKPPNGKAEAFYNGDSATFTAMATALETAGTTIPDPWFRFLAGGNVDDWPSADDQYEPPDAPPAAGADYIDYSNIIRNVPNVGCPDFDYETWKTIAQSGGSDVYYYTWVSGDQFRLNSSGPPTAFATITGGKTGLYFFDTKNSARPADDYSNLTPEVQVQGGWQGFRGFMYLNSETFTINGAQAVAATYTFPGEPYFDTNTNGKWDTGEPYVNLNYNSLAARGDDLEADPADTYGSGAGRVYNRKGASVPGTADIWGIVYNTGEFDAQGNPVILGSMITKKGQSKSAGTADLYWDPKLIDEWPPSDWDLPRVVITRYETDPSTN